The genomic DNA CTGTCGGTGCCCGGCATGACCTGCGCCGCGTGCCCGATCACGGTCAAGACGGCTCTGTCCAAGGTCGCCGGCGTCGAGAAGGCCGAAGTCAGCTTCGAGAAGCGGGAGGCCGTCGTCACCTTCGACGAGGCCAAGACCAATGCCGACGCCTTGACCAAGGCCACCGCAAACGCGGGTTACCCGTCCAGCGTCAAGCAGTGAGGGCGTAATCATGGCCGAGGCGATCACCCTCCACATCGAAGGCATGACCTGCACGTCGTGCGCCGAGCACGTCCAGCAGGCTTTGACGAACGTGCCCGGCGTGCGCGCGGCCTCGGTGTCCTATCCGCAGCGGCAGGCCGAAATCGAGGCGGATGCAGGCGTGAGCGTGGCCCCGCTGGTTGCCGCAGTGGCCACGCTCGGCTATCGCGCACGGCTTACCGACACGCCGAACAAGCCTGCCGGCCTGCTAGACAAGGCGCTGGGCTGGCTCGGTGGCGAAACGAAGCATGTTGGCGGTGAACAAGCGCTGCACGTGGCTGTGATAGGCAGCGGCGGCGCGGCGATGGCGGCTGCCTTGAAGGCCGTGGAGCAAGGCGCCCGCGTCACGCTGATCGAGCGCGGCACCATCGGCGGCACCTGCGTCAATGTCGGCTGCGTGCCGTCCAAGATCATGATCCGCGCCGCGCACATCGTCCACCTGCGCCGCGAAAGCCCGTTCGATGCTGGCCTGCCGGCCGCAGCGCCCGCTGTACTGCGCGAGCGGCTGCTGGCCCAGCAACAAGGCCGCGTCGAGGAGCTGCGCCATGCCAAGTACGAAGGCATCCTGGCAAGCACTCCGGCCATCACCGTGCTGCGCGGCGAGGCCCGGTTCAGGGACACGCGCACGCTGACCGTGGCGACCGCTGACGGCGGCACGCACGAGGTGAACTTCGACCGCTGCCTGATTGCCACCGGCGCGAGCCCGGCGCTTCCGCCAATCCCGGGCCTTGCGGACACACCCCACTGGACCTCCACCGAGGCGCTGGAAAGCAGCTCGCTCCCCGAGCGGCTGGCCGTGATTGGTTCCTCCGTGGTGGCGGTCGAGTTGGCGCAAGCCTTCGCCCGGCTGGGCAGCCAGGTCACGATCCTGGCGCGCAGCACGCTGTTCTTCCGAGAAGACCCGGCCATCGGGGAAGCCGTAACAGACGCCTTCCGCGCCGAGGGCATCGAGGTGCTGGACCACACCCAGGCGAGCCACGTTGCCTATGCGGGCGGGGAATTCGTGCTCACCACCGGG from Achromobacter xylosoxidans includes the following:
- the merA gene encoding mercury(II) reductase, with the translated sequence MAEAITLHIEGMTCTSCAEHVQQALTNVPGVRAASVSYPQRQAEIEADAGVSVAPLVAAVATLGYRARLTDTPNKPAGLLDKALGWLGGETKHVGGEQALHVAVIGSGGAAMAAALKAVEQGARVTLIERGTIGGTCVNVGCVPSKIMIRAAHIVHLRRESPFDAGLPAAAPAVLRERLLAQQQGRVEELRHAKYEGILASTPAITVLRGEARFRDTRTLTVATADGGTHEVNFDRCLIATGASPALPPIPGLADTPHWTSTEALESSSLPERLAVIGSSVVAVELAQAFARLGSQVTILARSTLFFREDPAIGEAVTDAFRAEGIEVLDHTQASHVAYAGGEFVLTTGQGEVRADKLLVATGRAPNTRSLNLEAAGVEVNAQGAIVIDRAMRTSAPHIFAAGDCTDQPQFVYVAAAAGTRAAINMTGGDAALDLTAMPAVVFTDPQVATVGYSEAEAHHDGIETDSRLLTLDNVPRALANFDTRGFIKLVAEAGSGRLIGVQAVAPEAGELIQTAALAIRHRMTVQELADQLFPYLTMVEGLKLAAQTFNKDVKQLSCCAG
- the merP gene encoding mercury resistance system periplasmic binding protein MerP, translated to MKKLTTLTTLIALAAALSAPAWAATKTVTLSVPGMTCAACPITVKTALSKVAGVEKAEVSFEKREAVVTFDEAKTNADALTKATANAGYPSSVKQ